One genomic region from Microcoleus sp. FACHB-672 encodes:
- a CDS encoding adenosine deaminase family protein, with protein MVELSQTGKTKNISNLSEMPKAELHIHLEGAPRWSSIREALHRHTDLNLPAFPPFYAPGFRFTQFAEFQDCFRRYIHPWLTTPSGYAEVIRDVMDSLIQQKIRYAELNFDASVVERVGGNLEEVLHLLEAEVERAREQGTIIRMIVGIGRNQGVENAIYWVQKMLPFPIISGFDLHGDEVGWPADLFREAFAPVREAGKKIKVHSGEMVGPENIRAAVEGLGVTQIGHGTSAIKDPNVVELLIKHKVLVEMCPTSNERLQNVSAYDKHPILALDAAGVAVTVNSDDPSFFGVNLTDEMSRLISERDVTATDLARWTRNAFNHAIVDEPTRAGLLAELEAWLQTCEV; from the coding sequence ATGGTTGAGCTGTCACAAACCGGCAAGACAAAAAATATCTCAAACCTTTCTGAAATGCCCAAAGCTGAACTTCACATTCATCTGGAAGGCGCACCACGCTGGAGTAGCATCCGAGAGGCACTACACCGGCATACAGATTTGAATTTGCCGGCTTTCCCTCCCTTTTACGCTCCCGGCTTCCGATTTACTCAGTTTGCAGAATTTCAAGATTGCTTTCGGCGTTACATCCACCCTTGGTTAACAACTCCATCGGGATATGCTGAAGTGATTCGCGATGTCATGGACTCCCTGATTCAGCAAAAAATTCGTTATGCAGAACTGAACTTTGATGCATCGGTTGTTGAGCGAGTGGGGGGGAATCTTGAAGAAGTTCTGCATCTTTTAGAAGCAGAAGTTGAACGCGCACGCGAGCAAGGAACCATTATTAGAATGATTGTGGGAATTGGGCGCAACCAAGGAGTCGAAAACGCAATTTATTGGGTGCAAAAAATGCTGCCATTTCCTATAATTTCTGGATTTGACCTGCATGGAGATGAAGTGGGATGGCCGGCAGATTTATTTCGTGAAGCTTTCGCACCCGTGCGAGAAGCGGGGAAAAAAATAAAAGTTCATTCTGGGGAAATGGTAGGGCCAGAAAATATTCGAGCGGCAGTGGAAGGACTCGGTGTTACGCAAATTGGCCATGGCACGTCTGCAATCAAAGACCCAAACGTTGTTGAGTTGCTTATTAAGCACAAAGTCTTGGTAGAAATGTGTCCAACTTCTAATGAGCGTCTTCAGAATGTTTCCGCCTATGACAAGCACCCCATCTTAGCTTTAGATGCTGCAGGTGTCGCTGTAACAGTCAATTCTGATGATCCCAGTTTTTTCGGTGTAAATTTGACAGATGAAATGAGCCGGTTAATATCAGAACGGGATGTCACAGCAACTGACTTGGCGCGATGGACTCGAAATGCTTTTAATCACGCAATTGTAGATGAGCCTACCCGCGCTGGGTTACTGGCAGAGTTAGAGGCGTGGCTGCAAACCTGTGAAGTCTGA
- a CDS encoding aminotransferase class I/II-fold pyridoxal phosphate-dependent enzyme: MQVVKEYVQRWYDSGLDPDEYICHQKQGNLVEIEEATTGKRQTVLTFCTNDVLGLVQNPAVRQAAIDSILQYGTSNSSCSVLSGRIDLHRQLEAEISAFKHLPHTQLFLNAWMAMQALMDAFCHLAIPVPGFQNTRETLILTDVLNHGCIVAAVVNAGTRSGKVFGNSPRVRVKPYRHCDMEDLARKLRRYAHADDRILVVSDAVFSMDGDIAPLPDMIDVLQHYDGSVLVMDEAHASGAIGATGRGIYEHFDIFPQHAIERGIVPLIMTTFSKFAASAGAAISSHVAELIPLLNVSPTSIGTISLPPPTTAAALESIRQVRQHPELVKTLQENTQYLRSRLAENDFINIGETNVVPVLLPAEINPKEFARQLIEQHGIWVSPIWFIAKPRIRITANALHTKEDMDRLVDGMVATRDLLYQPKATISA, from the coding sequence GTGCAAGTCGTCAAAGAGTATGTTCAGCGCTGGTATGACAGTGGGCTAGATCCTGATGAGTATATTTGTCATCAAAAGCAGGGAAATTTAGTTGAGATCGAAGAAGCGACAACCGGCAAGCGTCAGACAGTTCTGACTTTCTGCACGAATGATGTCTTAGGTTTAGTTCAAAACCCGGCTGTACGCCAAGCGGCAATTGATAGCATTCTTCAATATGGAACGTCGAACAGTTCCTGCTCAGTTTTGAGCGGGCGCATCGATCTACACCGGCAGCTGGAAGCTGAAATTTCGGCGTTTAAACATCTGCCTCACACTCAGCTATTTTTAAATGCCTGGATGGCGATGCAAGCCTTAATGGATGCGTTCTGTCATTTGGCAATTCCAGTTCCCGGATTTCAGAATACCCGCGAGACGTTGATTCTCACGGACGTTCTAAATCACGGTTGCATTGTTGCGGCGGTTGTCAATGCCGGCACTCGTTCTGGCAAGGTGTTTGGCAATAGCCCCCGCGTCCGCGTCAAGCCTTACCGGCACTGCGATATGGAAGATTTGGCTCGCAAGCTGCGCCGGTATGCTCACGCAGACGACAGAATTCTGGTAGTCTCCGATGCCGTGTTCTCAATGGATGGGGACATTGCACCCCTGCCAGATATGATCGATGTGCTACAGCATTACGATGGCAGTGTGCTGGTGATGGATGAAGCTCATGCCAGCGGTGCCATCGGTGCCACCGGCAGGGGGATTTACGAACATTTTGATATTTTTCCTCAACACGCGATTGAGCGGGGCATTGTACCGCTGATTATGACGACATTCTCTAAGTTTGCCGCCTCTGCCGGTGCTGCGATTAGCAGCCATGTCGCTGAACTCATCCCGCTGTTGAATGTCTCTCCCACATCCATTGGCACAATTTCCTTGCCACCGCCGACAACGGCTGCAGCTTTGGAAAGCATTCGTCAAGTTCGCCAACATCCAGAATTGGTGAAAACCCTTCAGGAAAATACACAGTATTTGCGTTCGCGCTTAGCCGAGAATGATTTTATAAATATTGGCGAAACGAATGTTGTCCCAGTGCTGTTGCCGGCAGAAATCAATCCCAAGGAATTCGCCAGACAACTTATAGAGCAACACGGGATTTGGGTTTCTCCCATCTGGTTTATCGCCAAACCCCGTATCCGAATTACTGCCAACGCTCTCCATACCAAAGAGGACATGGATCGTCTGGTTGACGGCATGGTGGCAACGCGGGATTTGCTATACCAACCCAAAGCAACGATTAGCGCCTAA
- a CDS encoding BMP family protein: MDRKYSRRQFIGFSSAALGSSLFLKACDNPTSKTTSTGTNNFKVAIVLPGNITDRAWNQSGYEGITLTKQKLGAETSYVEKVGQPDQAEALSDFARRGYNLVFAHGGQFDAAVQQVAGQFPNTFFVAVNGAATGKNIAALRINHMQVSYLCGIIGASMTKSNQLAYLAGQSFEATTQELRGFELGAQSVKPNIKISSSFTGDWNDVAKAKEAALALIASGADVLYQWFDVASPAVLQTAAEKGVYAFGNTTDQLGIAPKAVLTSALKRLDLAIAYLAEQAKTGQLTGQKYLIGLEKPEIVSLGRFGEIVPEAIQTKAMTAKTAIAGNKIQFESCQNKGKDTWCLKQPPT, from the coding sequence ATGGATAGGAAATACTCTCGGCGTCAATTTATCGGCTTCAGTTCCGCTGCATTGGGCAGTAGCTTGTTTCTGAAAGCTTGCGACAATCCCACTTCCAAAACCACATCAACCGGCACAAATAATTTTAAAGTCGCAATTGTTTTACCAGGGAATATTACAGATCGCGCTTGGAACCAGTCGGGATATGAAGGAATCACCCTAACTAAACAAAAGCTAGGTGCAGAAACGTCTTATGTGGAAAAAGTAGGACAACCGGATCAAGCAGAGGCGCTGTCAGATTTTGCGCGTCGCGGTTACAATTTGGTCTTCGCGCATGGGGGACAATTTGATGCGGCGGTGCAACAGGTTGCCGGCCAATTTCCGAACACTTTTTTTGTCGCTGTTAATGGTGCAGCAACCGGCAAAAATATTGCTGCCTTGAGAATTAATCATATGCAGGTGAGCTATCTGTGCGGCATCATCGGCGCTTCTATGACCAAATCTAATCAGCTCGCTTATCTTGCCGGCCAATCCTTTGAAGCCACCACTCAGGAATTGCGCGGTTTTGAATTAGGCGCGCAGTCGGTGAAACCGAATATCAAAATCAGTTCTAGCTTTACCGGCGACTGGAATGACGTAGCGAAGGCGAAAGAAGCGGCGCTGGCTTTAATTGCATCCGGTGCGGATGTGCTGTATCAGTGGTTCGATGTTGCCTCACCGGCAGTGTTGCAAACGGCGGCGGAAAAAGGGGTTTATGCCTTCGGTAATACCACCGATCAGCTGGGGATCGCCCCAAAAGCGGTTTTAACCAGTGCGTTAAAACGGCTTGATTTAGCCATTGCTTATTTGGCAGAACAGGCAAAAACAGGGCAATTAACTGGGCAAAAATACTTAATAGGACTGGAGAAACCGGAAATTGTCAGTTTAGGACGCTTTGGCGAAATTGTGCCAGAAGCTATACAGACAAAGGCGATGACGGCAAAAACAGCGATTGCCGGCAACAAAATCCAGTTTGAATCGTGCCAGAATAAAGGTAAGGATACTTGGTGTCTCAAGCAACCGCCTACCTAA
- a CDS encoding ABC transporter permease, with protein sequence MRFARIPPILLPLLSPVVAIIAALLVGAGLIVLAGANPLNAYSALFQESLTTYFGFGNTLTKWAPLLLTSLGVLLALRGGQLNIGGEGQIYLGGLGSAIAGLYLPGLPAFIHIPLALLAGFLLGGFWGFIPGYLKAVRGVNEVITTLLLNYIALNFIGYLVQGPLMEKGAPSPYTAPIAKSAQLPVILPGSLAHAGILIGLIAAVILWLILQRSPLGYQITAVGLNPIAAQYAGISVKRTITLVMALAGGLAGLAGAGEVMGVKYRLFAQFSGGYGFDAIAIAFLSRGNIAGVVLASLFFAALRSGANVMQRSAGVPVTVVYAIQGLTILFIAIGFALELKIGIKQPQINAD encoded by the coding sequence ATGAGATTCGCTCGTATTCCGCCTATTTTATTGCCACTTCTATCGCCGGTTGTGGCGATCATCGCAGCGCTGCTAGTGGGTGCCGGCTTGATCGTTTTAGCCGGCGCAAATCCACTCAATGCCTATAGCGCCCTATTTCAAGAATCTCTAACAACTTACTTTGGATTTGGCAACACTCTCACCAAATGGGCACCGCTACTCTTAACCAGTTTAGGCGTGTTGCTAGCATTGCGGGGAGGACAGCTCAATATTGGCGGCGAAGGACAGATTTATCTGGGCGGTTTGGGAAGTGCGATCGCAGGGTTGTACTTGCCAGGATTGCCGGCTTTTATTCATATCCCTTTAGCGCTGCTAGCCGGATTTTTGCTAGGGGGATTTTGGGGTTTTATTCCCGGCTATCTCAAAGCAGTGCGCGGCGTGAATGAAGTGATTACAACACTGCTGCTCAATTATATTGCATTAAACTTTATTGGATATCTTGTACAAGGGCCGCTGATGGAAAAAGGCGCACCCAGCCCTTACACCGCCCCCATTGCAAAATCTGCCCAACTGCCGGTTATTTTGCCTGGGAGTTTAGCCCATGCCGGCATCTTAATTGGGCTAATTGCAGCGGTAATTTTATGGTTGATTTTGCAAAGATCCCCCCTCGGTTATCAAATTACAGCCGTGGGATTGAACCCCATTGCCGCACAATATGCCGGCATTTCTGTTAAACGCACAATCACCCTCGTCATGGCGTTAGCAGGGGGTTTAGCCGGGTTAGCCGGCGCGGGAGAAGTGATGGGGGTGAAATACCGGCTTTTCGCCCAATTTTCCGGTGGTTACGGCTTCGACGCGATTGCGATCGCCTTTTTGAGTCGCGGAAATATAGCCGGTGTTGTGCTTGCCTCCCTATTTTTTGCGGCGCTTCGCAGTGGCGCAAATGTCATGCAGCGCAGCGCTGGGGTGCCGGTGACGGTGGTTTATGCGATTCAGGGATTAACGATTCTGTTCATTGCCATCGGTTTCGCCCTAGAGTTAAAGATTGGAATAAAACAACCGCAGATTAACGCAGATTAA
- a CDS encoding ABC transporter ATP-binding protein — translation MLHLEAITKRFGTFVANDNISLSVAAGSIHALLGENGAGKTTLMNILCGLYKPDSGKISLQGKPVEIASPSAAIELGIGMIHQHFMLVPQLSVTENIILGTDFSFRLNLRCKQQEIAALSQAYGLEVDPSAKVGDLPVGTQQRVEILKVLYRKAQLLILDEPTAVLTPPEIKSLFKILRQLTVEGHTIIFITHKLDEVMSLCDTVTVLRRGQVISTTATQGITAQKLAELMVGRSVALQLNKSQPAAGKVVLNVESLKVKDDRGFTAVQNLSFQLCAGEILGVAGVDGNGQRELADAVAGLKTVTAGKIQLCGEDVTQMPVQRWRKKFKIGYIPEDRQKMGLVLGFSIAKNLILKSFNRLPFCRNFFLQQDAIQNYATASIQNFDIRVSHPDVKAGQLSGGNQQKIVLARELAGEPVLIVAMQPTRGLDVGATEAVQQRLLAERDRGAAILYISTELEEVMAMSDRLAVIYEGAFVEILDAATATVEQVGFLMAGGQLSTSVPT, via the coding sequence ATGTTGCATCTGGAGGCAATCACTAAGCGCTTTGGCACATTCGTTGCAAACGACAACATTAGCCTCAGTGTGGCAGCCGGCTCGATTCACGCTCTTTTAGGAGAAAATGGGGCCGGAAAGACAACGTTGATGAATATCCTGTGCGGTTTATACAAACCAGATTCAGGCAAGATTTCCTTACAAGGTAAGCCGGTAGAAATTGCGTCTCCCAGTGCCGCAATTGAGTTGGGAATTGGCATGATTCACCAACATTTTATGCTGGTGCCGCAACTGTCGGTGACGGAAAATATTATCCTAGGAACCGACTTTAGTTTTCGTCTGAATTTGCGTTGCAAACAACAAGAAATCGCCGCACTATCGCAAGCTTATGGCTTAGAAGTTGACCCCAGTGCCAAGGTAGGGGATTTGCCGGTGGGAACTCAGCAACGAGTGGAAATTCTTAAGGTTCTTTACCGCAAAGCGCAATTGCTGATTTTGGATGAACCGACGGCGGTACTGACACCTCCGGAAATCAAGTCTTTATTTAAAATTCTGCGGCAACTTACGGTAGAAGGACACACAATTATTTTTATCACGCACAAATTAGACGAGGTGATGAGTTTGTGCGACACTGTAACCGTATTACGCCGGGGACAGGTAATTTCTACAACTGCAACGCAGGGGATCACCGCTCAAAAATTAGCCGAATTAATGGTCGGCAGATCGGTTGCGTTGCAGTTGAATAAATCTCAACCGGCAGCCGGAAAGGTGGTGTTAAATGTTGAGAGTTTAAAGGTTAAAGATGACAGAGGTTTTACGGCTGTTCAAAATTTGTCATTTCAACTGTGTGCCGGGGAAATTTTAGGCGTTGCCGGCGTGGATGGTAACGGACAGCGAGAGTTGGCAGACGCAGTTGCAGGACTAAAAACGGTTACAGCCGGCAAAATTCAACTGTGCGGCGAAGATGTCACGCAGATGCCGGTGCAACGATGGCGCAAAAAATTTAAAATCGGTTATATTCCCGAAGATCGGCAGAAAATGGGTTTGGTTTTGGGATTTAGTATTGCCAAAAATTTAATTTTAAAAAGTTTTAACCGTTTGCCTTTTTGCCGCAACTTTTTCTTGCAACAAGATGCGATCCAAAATTATGCAACGGCGAGTATTCAAAACTTTGATATTCGAGTGTCTCATCCTGATGTGAAAGCCGGCCAGTTATCGGGAGGAAATCAGCAAAAAATCGTGCTGGCGCGAGAACTTGCCGGAGAGCCGGTTTTAATTGTGGCGATGCAACCGACGCGAGGATTAGATGTTGGCGCAACTGAAGCGGTACAGCAACGGTTATTAGCTGAACGCGATCGCGGTGCGGCAATTCTTTATATTTCTACAGAGTTAGAAGAAGTGATGGCAATGAGCGATCGCCTTGCGGTAATCTATGAAGGCGCGTTTGTCGAAATTTTAGATGCAGCAACTGCAACCGTTGAACAGGTGGGATTTTTGATGGCAGGGGGTCAACTTTCAACAAGCGTGCCAACTTAA
- a CDS encoding aromatic ring-hydroxylating oxygenase subunit alpha, with product MELATTLKSQTVQNQVREVGINPNHWYGVGWADRLRAGEIMPVVIWQQPIAVYRDETGELHALEDVCPHKGIALHKGQVQGRYLACGYHGWEFDGSGQCVSIPYLPPEQKLPCAKARSFAIVEKYNVIWIFPGDPEEAANRPLLDMPEFGDPEWLMVQVNACFKAHFSMCSENSMDVFHGYLHRNLQGWFDPVLLSLRETEATVCTEYKVSYKSRMAKFLGLTDKGNEVTTRVVLTDYRYPNFYSSLEGVSSLYLMRLPVSPTESRSCALFFFKIPLPKWLLKPLKPILSILLGRFFLTKFLVQDIEMVESEQQSYLANPHRRYVEINPAIIAVQRLIIRQYEQFVQKSSQPKNNANGNSKESVPLSKGMASGQAELTKETSIG from the coding sequence ATGGAACTGGCTACAACCTTAAAAAGCCAGACAGTTCAGAACCAGGTCAGGGAAGTCGGAATCAACCCAAATCATTGGTATGGCGTTGGTTGGGCAGATCGGCTGCGGGCCGGTGAAATCATGCCGGTGGTGATTTGGCAGCAACCAATTGCGGTTTACCGTGATGAAACCGGCGAACTCCATGCCCTAGAGGATGTCTGCCCTCACAAAGGCATTGCCCTGCACAAAGGTCAAGTCCAAGGTCGCTACCTCGCTTGTGGGTATCATGGCTGGGAATTTGACGGCAGTGGCCAGTGCGTCAGCATTCCCTACCTCCCTCCAGAACAAAAACTTCCCTGCGCTAAAGCCCGCAGCTTTGCCATTGTAGAAAAATACAATGTGATTTGGATCTTCCCTGGAGATCCGGAGGAAGCGGCTAACCGTCCACTGCTCGATATGCCAGAATTTGGTGATCCTGAATGGTTGATGGTGCAGGTTAATGCTTGCTTCAAAGCCCATTTTTCCATGTGCAGTGAAAATTCGATGGATGTTTTTCACGGTTATTTGCACCGCAACTTACAGGGTTGGTTCGACCCGGTTTTGCTGAGTTTGCGGGAGACGGAAGCAACCGTTTGCACTGAGTACAAAGTCTCCTATAAAAGTCGCATGGCCAAGTTTTTAGGCTTGACCGACAAGGGGAATGAAGTGACCACCCGCGTCGTCTTAACCGATTACCGCTATCCCAATTTTTACAGTTCTTTGGAAGGGGTCTCCTCACTGTATCTGATGCGGCTGCCGGTGAGTCCAACTGAAAGCCGATCCTGCGCCCTATTCTTTTTCAAAATTCCCCTGCCGAAATGGCTTCTCAAACCGCTCAAACCAATACTAAGTATCCTGCTTGGGCGCTTTTTTCTGACGAAATTTCTCGTCCAAGATATTGAGATGGTTGAGAGCGAACAGCAAAGCTATCTGGCCAACCCGCACCGGCGATATGTGGAAATCAACCCAGCGATTATTGCCGTTCAACGGTTGATTATTCGGCAGTATGAGCAATTTGTGCAAAAATCTAGTCAACCGAAAAACAATGCGAACGGAAACTCCAAAGAATCTGTTCCACTGTCTAAGGGCATGGCCTCAGGCCAAGCTGAGTTAACAAAAGAAACTTCAATTGGATGA
- the dxs gene encoding 1-deoxy-D-xylulose-5-phosphate synthase produces MHLSELTHPNQLHGLSILQLEQIARQIREKHLQTVAASGGHLGPGLGVVELTLALYQTLDLDRDKVIWDVGHQAYPHKLITGRYNHFHTLRQKDGIAGYLKRCESKFDHFGAGHASTSISAGLGMALARDLKGENFKVVSVIGDGALTGGMALEAINHAGHLPKTNLLVVLNDNEMSISPNVGAIPRYLNKMRLSPPMQFLTDNLEEQFKHIPFVGETFSPEMERLKEGMKRLAVPKVGAVFEELGFTYMGPVDGHNLEELIATFKQAHKIPGPVLLHVATTKGKGYAIAEKDQVGYHAQNPFNLATGKAVPSSKPKPPSYSKVFAHTLIKIAEDNPKVVGITAAMATGTGLDKLQAKLPKQYIDVGIAEQHAVTLAAGMACEGMRPVVAIYSTFAQRAYDQVVHDICIQNLPVFFCLDRAGIVGADGPTHQGMYDIASLRCLPNMVLMAPKDEAELQRMVATGINYTAGPITMRYPRGNGYGVPLLEEGWEDLPIGKGELLRHGDDVLLIGYGSMVQPAMQVAEILSEHGIEATVINARFVKPLDTELIAPLAKRIGRVVTLEEGCTMSGFGSAVMEALMDLNVVVPVMRIGVPDILVEHATAEQSMAELGLTPPQIAERVRMSLSPQLSAVSS; encoded by the coding sequence ATGCATCTAAGCGAACTGACTCACCCGAACCAGTTGCACGGTTTATCAATCCTTCAACTTGAGCAAATTGCTCGTCAAATTAGGGAAAAGCATCTGCAAACCGTTGCCGCCAGTGGGGGACACCTTGGCCCTGGTTTGGGCGTCGTGGAACTAACTTTAGCGCTTTACCAAACATTAGACCTTGATCGCGATAAAGTCATTTGGGATGTTGGCCACCAAGCCTATCCACACAAATTGATAACAGGTCGTTATAACCACTTCCACACACTGCGGCAAAAAGATGGGATTGCCGGCTATCTCAAGCGCTGTGAGAGCAAATTTGACCATTTTGGTGCCGGCCACGCTTCCACGAGCATTTCAGCCGGCTTAGGCATGGCTTTAGCGCGGGACCTCAAGGGCGAAAACTTCAAAGTGGTTTCAGTGATTGGGGATGGTGCACTAACTGGCGGCATGGCACTCGAAGCGATCAATCATGCCGGTCATTTGCCGAAAACAAACCTGCTGGTTGTCCTCAACGACAACGAGATGTCCATCTCGCCCAACGTTGGTGCAATTCCCCGCTACCTCAACAAGATGCGCCTTTCGCCGCCGATGCAGTTCCTCACGGATAACCTAGAGGAACAGTTCAAACATATTCCTTTTGTCGGTGAGACATTCTCCCCCGAAATGGAACGGCTGAAGGAAGGGATGAAGCGCTTAGCTGTGCCCAAAGTAGGCGCTGTGTTTGAGGAACTCGGCTTTACCTATATGGGTCCCGTGGATGGCCATAACCTGGAGGAACTGATCGCTACCTTCAAGCAGGCGCACAAGATACCAGGGCCGGTTTTGCTTCATGTGGCGACGACGAAAGGGAAAGGGTATGCGATCGCAGAAAAAGACCAAGTTGGGTATCACGCCCAAAATCCCTTTAATCTGGCAACCGGCAAGGCAGTTCCCTCTAGCAAGCCCAAACCCCCCAGCTACTCCAAAGTCTTCGCCCACACCCTGATTAAAATCGCCGAAGACAATCCTAAAGTCGTTGGCATCACCGCAGCAATGGCCACCGGCACCGGCTTAGATAAGCTACAAGCGAAGTTGCCGAAGCAATATATTGATGTAGGCATTGCCGAACAGCACGCCGTTACCCTGGCTGCCGGTATGGCGTGTGAGGGAATGCGTCCGGTTGTGGCGATTTATTCTACCTTCGCGCAACGCGCTTACGACCAAGTCGTCCACGATATTTGTATTCAAAACCTGCCGGTGTTCTTCTGCTTGGATCGGGCCGGCATTGTGGGTGCAGATGGCCCAACTCACCAAGGAATGTACGATATTGCCTCTCTGCGCTGCCTTCCTAATATGGTGCTAATGGCACCCAAGGATGAGGCGGAATTGCAGCGAATGGTGGCCACCGGCATTAATTACACTGCCGGCCCGATTACCATGCGCTACCCCCGTGGCAATGGCTACGGTGTGCCGCTGTTGGAAGAAGGTTGGGAGGATTTGCCCATCGGTAAGGGGGAACTGCTGCGTCATGGCGACGATGTGCTACTAATCGGCTATGGCTCAATGGTACAGCCGGCGATGCAGGTGGCTGAAATTCTCAGCGAGCATGGCATTGAAGCAACGGTGATTAATGCGCGTTTTGTCAAGCCTTTGGATACAGAATTAATTGCACCGTTGGCGAAGCGAATTGGGCGGGTTGTCACCTTAGAAGAAGGCTGCACCATGAGCGGTTTTGGTTCAGCAGTGATGGAAGCGCTGATGGATCTGAATGTCGTGGTGCCGGTGATGCGAATTGGTGTTCCCGATATTTTAGTCGAGCACGCAACTGCTGAACAATCAATGGCGGAGTTGGGTTTAACACCTCCTCAAATTGCCGAACGAGTACGGATGTCTCTCAGCCCTCAGCTTTCTGCGGTTAGCAGTTAA
- a CDS encoding ABC transporter permease: MNQPNANLIFFSDYLVASLRLSIPLAFAALGGLFSERSGVINIALEGMLLTGAFASAAAAFYTGNVWAGILAAFVAAGMIGLLHAYLCVTLRVNQLVSGLAINLAAAGLTAFLARIVFSGGSNQQLPGLELIGIAGLKNLPIFGALFFNQDPLVYFLFFLVPISTYILFHTSLGLSLRAVGEYPRAADTAGVPVTLIRYLSVIISGCLSGLGGAYLTLVHVRFFAEDMSAGKGFIALAALIFGRWHPVSTLFACLLFGATEALQLRIQAFNLNIPYQFLVMLPYCVALLALIGLAGKSTPPAALGTPYIKESRD, encoded by the coding sequence ATGAACCAACCCAACGCCAACTTAATCTTTTTTTCCGATTACTTAGTCGCAAGCTTGCGCCTATCTATCCCCTTAGCTTTCGCCGCATTGGGAGGACTTTTCTCAGAACGTTCTGGGGTGATCAATATTGCGCTAGAAGGAATGCTGTTAACCGGCGCTTTTGCTAGTGCAGCGGCAGCTTTTTATACAGGTAATGTCTGGGCAGGAATTCTCGCAGCATTTGTTGCCGCAGGAATGATTGGTTTACTCCATGCCTATCTCTGTGTCACACTCCGAGTCAATCAATTAGTATCGGGATTAGCGATTAATTTAGCGGCTGCCGGCTTAACTGCTTTCTTAGCGAGAATTGTGTTTAGCGGTGGCAGCAATCAGCAACTCCCCGGACTTGAATTAATCGGGATTGCCGGTTTAAAAAACTTACCCATCTTTGGTGCCTTATTCTTTAATCAAGATCCGCTTGTCTACTTTTTATTTTTTCTGGTTCCTATCAGCACCTATATTTTATTTCACACCAGCCTTGGTTTATCCCTGAGAGCAGTTGGAGAGTATCCCCGTGCTGCTGATACAGCCGGGGTTCCTGTCACGCTGATCCGTTATCTCAGTGTGATCATTAGTGGCTGTCTGTCGGGTTTAGGAGGCGCTTATTTAACGTTGGTTCATGTCAGATTTTTTGCGGAAGATATGAGTGCCGGCAAAGGTTTTATCGCACTAGCTGCACTGATTTTTGGCAGATGGCATCCCGTTAGCACTCTCTTTGCTTGCTTGTTATTCGGTGCAACAGAAGCGTTGCAATTGCGAATTCAAGCTTTTAATCTCAACATTCCTTATCAATTCTTGGTAATGCTGCCTTATTGTGTCGCACTTTTAGCCTTAATCGGATTAGCGGGGAAATCAACACCCCCCGCCGCACTCGGCACGCCTTATATTAAAGAAAGTCGCGACTAA